A single genomic interval of Patescibacteria group bacterium harbors:
- the rpmG gene encoding 50S ribosomal protein L33 codes for MSQDNLIKFECTECKKITHFSHKNKKILKERLELNKYCQNCKKHTLHKETK; via the coding sequence ATGTCTCAAGACAATTTGATCAAGTTCGAATGCACGGAATGCAAAAAAATCACTCATTTTTCCCACAAAAATAAGAAAATTTTGAAGGAAAGGCTGGAATTGAATAAATATTGCCAGAATTGCAAAAAGCATACTCTTCACAAGGAAACAAAATAG
- a CDS encoding YbjQ family protein produces the protein MDKSNITTAFELHGKKIVKNFGLVRGITVRSRSIVGSIGGALQTLLGGNISLFTSLCEKSREEAFELMIKHAEELGANAIISVRYDANEVMSGVTEVLCYGTAVKVE, from the coding sequence ATGGACAAATCCAACATCACGACAGCTTTTGAGTTGCATGGTAAAAAGATCGTCAAGAATTTCGGGCTGGTCAGAGGCATCACCGTCCGCTCGCGCTCGATCGTCGGGTCGATCGGCGGCGCGCTGCAAACTTTATTAGGCGGCAACATCTCGCTTTTCACCTCGCTCTGCGAAAAGTCTAGAGAAGAAGCTTTCGAGCTGATGATCAAGCACGCCGAAGAGCTGGGCGCCAACGCCATCATCAGCGTGCGCTACGACGCCAATGAAGTCATGAGCGGAGTCACTGAAGTGCTCTGTTACGGCACGGCGGTGAAAGTCGAATAA
- a CDS encoding C39 family peptidase gives MTKKTIKIVLWWALLVIILIAIGWVVWEFTLDDTKGEENPVKIAVRTAYYKVALVIPTKSKPAVKLAVPYHRQQHNLSCEVASLVMALQYQGVKVTENELIAQLPSSDPGPRNPGNIWGDPNLGFVGNINGSMPNTGYGVYEQPIFDLANKYRAAKVIASGTLTDLITALTDNNPVVVWGVIGKGRDISWQTSAGLIIKAKMDEHARTLIGYTGTSDNPQLMILLDPIFGEIRMKVADFLTNWGKLDNKAVVVY, from the coding sequence ATGACCAAGAAAACTATAAAAATTGTGCTTTGGTGGGCGCTGTTAGTAATTATTCTAATAGCCATCGGTTGGGTGGTTTGGGAATTTACGCTTGATGATACCAAGGGAGAAGAAAACCCGGTGAAGATCGCGGTCAGAACGGCTTATTATAAGGTCGCGCTGGTTATCCCGACCAAGTCAAAACCAGCGGTTAAATTGGCTGTGCCTTATCATCGCCAGCAACATAATCTTTCCTGTGAAGTCGCTTCGCTCGTTATGGCGCTGCAATATCAGGGAGTTAAGGTGACCGAGAATGAATTAATCGCGCAATTGCCAAGCTCTGATCCGGGACCGCGCAATCCGGGAAATATCTGGGGCGATCCGAATTTAGGCTTTGTCGGCAACATCAACGGCTCAATGCCTAACACCGGCTATGGCGTTTACGAGCAGCCGATTTTTGACTTGGCAAACAAATACCGCGCGGCCAAAGTTATCGCGAGCGGCACACTCACTGATTTGATCACCGCGTTGACCGATAATAATCCCGTGGTTGTTTGGGGCGTGATCGGAAAGGGGAGAGATATTTCCTGGCAAACTTCCGCCGGTTTGATAATTAAAGCGAAGATGGATGAACACGCGCGAACTTTGATCGGTTACACCGGCACCTCGGATAATCCGCAATTGATGATATTGCTTGATCCGATCTTCGGCGAAATCAGAATGAAAGTCGCGGATTTTTTAACCAACTGGGGAAAGCTTGATAATAAAGCCGTGGTTGTATATTAA
- a CDS encoding DUF2584 family protein has product MGSNWSQQACLKLSPAQGLIRPPKLKVGGIYNFKKEKQRLYMIDTPMNLLSDKWEAIGMVLITEITVKQTYTKGKYKVLKIFNPKDAAAISRNLIPYYKFR; this is encoded by the coding sequence ATGGGCTCAAATTGGTCGCAACAGGCATGCTTGAAATTAAGCCCGGCGCAGGGTTTGATCAGGCCGCCAAAGCTAAAGGTGGGGGGAATTTATAATTTTAAAAAAGAGAAACAGCGGCTGTATATGATCGATACGCCGATGAATCTTTTGAGCGACAAATGGGAAGCGATCGGCATGGTTTTGATCACGGAAATAACTGTTAAACAAACATATACCAAGGGTAAGTATAAAGTGCTGAAGATCTTCAATCCGAAGGACGCGGCAGCGATTTCTAGGAATTTGATACCGTACTATAAATTTAGATAA
- a CDS encoding AI-2E family transporter produces the protein MNKNLLSKGFLITLVVASLVACYFVFRPFLAEILVAAILATIFYRPFEWLAKKIGGRRKIAALIMCILIVVVIIVPLINVIILAAKESVVAYGQTADFFNKTDWNAMIQSGPLSKIKGLNLSDGNIQNFVMDFIQKSSNWLVSGAAGLIKGTTNFVISVIFIILTMFFFFIDGQKMLERLMYLTPLPNKYDRSIFKKFQDVSLSFIVSTFVAAILQGFACWLGFFIITLPIFFNIPFPAFFAGIAAAFLSLIPLLGAWFIWLPSAIFLALTGNIWAALFITLWGILIIHPIDNIVKPLIIHKKAEVHPIFLLFSILGGIVLFGFWGLVIGPLIVAVTVTIFHIYELEYKNVLEK, from the coding sequence ATGAACAAGAATTTATTAAGCAAAGGGTTTTTGATCACCTTGGTTGTCGCTTCTTTGGTTGCTTGTTATTTCGTCTTTCGCCCGTTTTTAGCGGAAATTTTAGTGGCCGCCATTTTAGCGACGATCTTTTACCGGCCGTTCGAATGGCTGGCTAAAAAAATTGGCGGGAGAAGAAAAATCGCCGCGCTGATCATGTGTATTTTGATCGTAGTGGTGATCATTGTCCCCTTGATCAACGTGATAATTTTGGCTGCCAAGGAATCCGTGGTCGCTTATGGGCAAACCGCTGATTTTTTCAATAAGACTGATTGGAATGCCATGATCCAATCCGGCCCCTTGTCCAAAATAAAGGGCTTGAATCTGAGCGATGGCAACATCCAAAATTTTGTAATGGATTTCATCCAGAAATCCAGCAATTGGCTGGTGAGCGGCGCCGCTGGCCTTATCAAAGGAACGACCAATTTTGTGATTTCCGTAATATTTATTATTCTTACGATGTTTTTCTTTTTTATCGACGGTCAGAAAATGTTGGAACGATTGATGTATCTTACCCCGCTGCCCAATAAATACGATCGTTCTATTTTCAAGAAATTTCAGGATGTCAGCTTGTCTTTCATTGTTTCTACTTTTGTCGCGGCTATTCTCCAGGGATTCGCCTGCTGGCTGGGTTTTTTTATCATCACCCTGCCGATCTTTTTCAATATTCCTTTTCCGGCCTTTTTTGCCGGCATTGCCGCGGCCTTCCTTTCTTTGATTCCGCTGTTAGGGGCTTGGTTTATTTGGCTGCCCAGCGCGATTTTTCTGGCGCTTACGGGCAATATCTGGGCGGCGTTATTCATTACCCTGTGGGGCATTTTGATCATTCATCCCATTGATAATATTGTTAAGCCGCTGATCATCCATAAAAAGGCCGAAGTTCATCCGATATTTTTGTTATTCTCTATCCTGGGCGGCATCGTCTTATTCGGTTTCTGGGGCTTGGTCATCGGCCCGCTGATCGTCGCGGTTACGGTCACGATTTTCCATATTTACGAATTGGAATATAAAAACGTCTTGGAAAAATAA
- a CDS encoding ATP-binding protein, which yields MISKENFGVLYGQKTTEDALLIYSSYADSKASPQTGDFIVLAPKDESGIKFLSRVDAEIYDEDPIFKSQDKTLIAVHYARIAERELSERDKQKIFSYTYKVKILGTFTNNGGGIDFTTAVRKLPTVSYHARHLLPEEIKYILNKDNQQEGSQPSALGYLCIGDSEQKEKGEIFFDINKLCKKRTMVFAQSGFGKTNLVKTLIYHAIGDTGYGKLVFDLNGEYALKSQKTNGLGDINEQKIKDNLVVYTDKSIPVEYNGRFIAGGKVALNMYKNLSVGDVLNFTTGFSDVMKSFLIYLNDGAGNFMEKIEDYASTPQNLYKDFPDFWGQEKSDKKTGEFKDDAKARPTIMGIRKRIGFLLDEKGGLHSNSSTLVEDVCKYLREGKTVVLDLSMKDDTESSIISTIIVRKIFEINKASFTTEEDIGEPIPCVIFVEEAQNVLSEEFVKSNANPFVRIAKEGRKFGIGLVGITQRPSAISEEIRTQADNFFAFHMGNSDDIRALVKSNSNYDGVIAKFIQSETIPGNLYMVSSTQAFVLPIRVYEFEKMIKTKLYK from the coding sequence ATGATAAGTAAGGAAAATTTCGGAGTTTTGTATGGGCAAAAAACCACAGAAGATGCTCTGCTTATTTACTCATCTTATGCTGATTCTAAAGCAAGTCCTCAAACTGGTGATTTTATTGTTTTGGCGCCGAAGGATGAGAGCGGGATAAAGTTTCTCTCAAGAGTTGATGCAGAAATTTACGACGAGGATCCGATTTTTAAATCTCAGGATAAGACGCTTATCGCGGTTCACTATGCCCGAATTGCAGAGCGTGAGCTTTCCGAAAGAGATAAGCAAAAAATTTTTAGCTATACGTATAAAGTTAAAATTTTGGGTACGTTCACTAACAATGGAGGCGGTATAGATTTTACAACCGCCGTAAGAAAGCTCCCCACGGTTTCGTATCATGCCCGACATCTTTTACCGGAAGAAATTAAATATATTTTAAATAAGGATAATCAACAGGAAGGTAGCCAACCATCAGCTTTAGGATATCTTTGTATCGGTGATTCCGAACAAAAGGAAAAGGGTGAAATATTTTTCGATATCAATAAACTTTGTAAAAAAAGAACAATGGTCTTTGCTCAATCTGGTTTCGGTAAGACAAACTTGGTTAAAACCTTGATTTATCATGCTATAGGTGATACTGGCTACGGGAAGCTTGTCTTCGATTTAAACGGAGAATATGCTTTAAAAAGTCAAAAGACAAATGGTCTCGGCGATATTAATGAGCAGAAAATAAAAGACAATCTAGTTGTGTATACTGATAAGTCAATTCCAGTAGAGTACAATGGTCGTTTTATTGCTGGTGGAAAAGTCGCCTTAAACATGTATAAGAATTTATCCGTAGGTGATGTGCTAAATTTTACTACTGGTTTTTCTGATGTAATGAAATCTTTTCTTATTTATTTGAACGATGGTGCTGGAAATTTTATGGAAAAGATTGAAGATTATGCCAGTACTCCACAAAATTTATATAAAGATTTCCCTGATTTTTGGGGTCAAGAGAAGTCGGATAAAAAAACAGGAGAATTTAAAGATGATGCTAAAGCACGTCCTACAATAATGGGCATTAGAAAAAGAATTGGTTTTCTTTTGGATGAGAAGGGTGGCTTGCATTCTAATTCGTCAACTTTAGTGGAGGATGTTTGTAAATATTTACGAGAAGGAAAAACTGTTGTATTGGATCTTTCAATGAAAGATGACACCGAATCAAGTATTATTTCTACAATTATTGTGCGTAAAATATTCGAGATTAATAAAGCTAGTTTTACAACGGAAGAGGATATCGGCGAGCCAATTCCTTGCGTTATATTTGTTGAAGAGGCGCAAAATGTTTTATCGGAAGAATTCGTGAAATCAAATGCTAATCCTTTTGTGCGTATTGCAAAAGAAGGAAGAAAATTTGGAATCGGATTAGTCGGCATTACTCAGAGGCCATCGGCAATTTCTGAAGAAATAAGAACTCAGGCTGATAATTTTTTTGCATTTCACATGGGGAATAGTGATGATATACGTGCGCTAGTCAAATCTAATTCTAATTATGATGGTGTCATTGCTAAATTTATTCAAAGCGAAACAATCCCCGGTAATTTGTACATGGTTTCTTCTACACAGGCGTTTGTTCTGCCCATCCGAGTATATGAATTTGAGAAAATGATAAAAACAAAACTATACAAATAG
- a CDS encoding DEAD/DEAH box helicase, producing MSEEKNETLSFNGLGIAEKLLETINKLGLSEPTPIQFKSIPVAVEGKDIIGVAQTGTGKTLAFAIPMIQRLALYKGKGLVLLPTRELALQVDESMRAFGASIGLRTAVIIGGESINRQREMVRRNPHVLIATPGRMNDFIQRGWINLSDVKVLVLDEADMMLDMGFAPQIETIIKKIPKARQTMLFSATMPKEIIKLAANHMAEPISVEVAPSGQTAAGINQEIYIIHKDARLSQLEKLLQESAGSVLIFCRTKRGVKKLTEQVEMMGHRAAEIHSNRSLEQRRKALAGFKSRKYRVLVATDIAARGIDVKDIELVVNFDLPEDPGDYVHRIGRTGRAGKTGKAISFAMPDQIRDVRAIERLIKKTIPLTKLAEYNESSSYASAPARHFGRKFSRPFNRVQAGFAKRGQERFGYKKFNHTDQPSERGFSKYKSKPADNRSDFGNDKFKPKREGFRSDFGHDKFKAKKEGYRSDFGRDKFKHNKPGLHSDSGYNKFAPHLRRSPAAETAAGQKRGFDPLEYFSNRPETRVMTDKERFRASLREGDDRPSFGRKKNFSGKGRRDNRFHR from the coding sequence ATGTCAGAAGAAAAAAACGAGACCTTGAGTTTCAATGGCCTTGGCATTGCCGAGAAGCTTTTGGAAACTATCAACAAGCTGGGTTTGTCGGAACCGACGCCCATCCAATTTAAGTCTATTCCTGTCGCTGTCGAAGGAAAGGATATTATCGGTGTGGCTCAGACCGGAACTGGCAAAACTTTAGCTTTCGCTATCCCCATGATTCAGCGTTTGGCTTTGTATAAAGGTAAGGGATTAGTGCTTTTGCCGACCCGCGAGCTCGCTTTGCAGGTGGATGAAAGTATGCGCGCTTTTGGCGCTTCGATCGGATTGCGTACCGCAGTTATAATTGGCGGCGAATCGATTAATCGACAGCGCGAAATGGTGCGCCGCAATCCTCATGTCTTGATTGCGACTCCGGGCCGGATGAATGATTTTATCCAGCGCGGTTGGATTAATTTAAGCGATGTCAAAGTATTAGTCTTGGATGAAGCTGATATGATGTTGGATATGGGATTTGCTCCCCAGATCGAAACCATCATCAAGAAAATCCCCAAGGCAAGGCAGACCATGCTTTTTTCCGCGACCATGCCTAAGGAGATCATCAAATTAGCTGCCAACCACATGGCCGAACCGATTAGCGTGGAGGTGGCGCCGTCCGGACAAACCGCCGCCGGCATCAATCAGGAGATTTATATCATCCATAAAGACGCCCGCTTGAGTCAATTGGAAAAACTTCTGCAAGAATCGGCCGGTTCGGTTTTGATTTTCTGCCGCACCAAGCGGGGAGTGAAAAAATTGACCGAGCAAGTGGAAATGATGGGCCATCGCGCCGCGGAAATCCATTCGAATCGTTCGCTGGAACAGCGCCGCAAGGCCTTAGCCGGCTTCAAGTCCCGCAAATACCGGGTATTAGTTGCAACTGACATTGCCGCACGCGGCATTGATGTGAAAGACATCGAGTTGGTTGTCAATTTCGATCTGCCGGAAGATCCGGGCGATTATGTGCACCGCATCGGCCGCACCGGACGCGCCGGCAAAACCGGCAAAGCGATTTCTTTCGCCATGCCGGATCAGATCCGCGACGTGCGCGCGATCGAACGCCTGATCAAAAAAACCATCCCCTTAACCAAATTAGCTGAGTATAACGAATCAAGTTCGTATGCTTCGGCTCCGGCTCGCCATTTTGGCAGAAAATTTTCCCGGCCATTCAATCGAGTCCAGGCTGGATTTGCCAAAAGGGGCCAGGAAAGATTCGGTTATAAAAAATTTAATCACACTGATCAACCTAGCGAACGCGGCTTTAGTAAATACAAGTCTAAACCGGCTGATAACCGCTCTGATTTCGGTAATGATAAATTCAAACCCAAACGGGAAGGCTTCCGCTCTGATTTCGGCCATGATAAATTCAAGGCTAAAAAAGAGGGATACCGTTCTGATTTTGGTCGCGACAAATTCAAACATAATAAACCAGGTCTCCATTCTGATTCCGGCTACAATAAATTTGCGCCGCATTTGCGTCGCAGTCCCGCGGCGGAGACTGCGGCGGGGCAGAAACGCGGTTTTGATCCGTTAGAATATTTTTCCAATCGTCCGGAAACCCGAGTTATGACTGATAAAGAAAGATTCCGCGCCAGCTTAAGAGAAGGCGATGATCGCCCCTCGTTCGGCCGCAAGAAGAATTTTTCCGGCAAAGGCCGCCGCGATAATCGATTTCATCGATAA
- the mutM gene encoding bifunctional DNA-formamidopyrimidine glycosylase/DNA-(apurinic or apyrimidinic site) lyase: MPELPEVETIRHDLARKIVGAKISAVEVRDKKLGEAKNFARVLVGNKIIAAERIGKLLIMRLNDKNFLLIHLKMTGQLVYEDQEELLAGGHAFKEGDLLEEIGGKLPNKYTRFILNFAGGKKLFFNDTRRFGYVKIVDKKELAEIKTRFGIEPLQANFTLANLKKILADKKINIKAALMDQKNIAGIGNIYASEILYVARVKPTRPAGSLKADEIGKIFQASKAVLKNAIKHRGTTFSDYVDTGGKKGNFSKLLKVYERAGEKCQVCGGTIKNTKIAGRSTYFCPKCQH, translated from the coding sequence ATGCCCGAACTGCCGGAAGTTGAGACGATTAGACACGACCTTGCCCGGAAAATAGTTGGCGCGAAAATCAGCGCGGTTGAGGTCAGAGATAAAAAATTAGGCGAAGCTAAAAACTTCGCCCGTGTTTTAGTCGGCAATAAGATCATCGCCGCCGAGCGGATCGGCAAGCTTTTGATAATGAGATTGAATGATAAAAATTTTTTGCTGATTCATTTGAAGATGACCGGCCAGCTGGTTTACGAAGATCAGGAAGAATTGCTGGCAGGAGGCCATGCGTTTAAGGAAGGGGATCTATTAGAGGAAATCGGGGGAAAGTTGCCCAATAAATACACCCGCTTCATTTTGAATTTTGCCGGCGGCAAAAAATTATTTTTTAATGATACGCGCCGTTTTGGTTATGTTAAGATCGTTGACAAAAAAGAATTGGCTGAAATTAAAACCAGATTCGGCATCGAGCCGTTGCAAGCTAATTTTACTTTGGCGAATTTAAAGAAAATTTTGGCGGACAAGAAGATCAATATCAAAGCCGCGCTGATGGACCAAAAAAATATCGCCGGGATCGGCAATATTTACGCCTCGGAAATTTTATATGTCGCCCGCGTCAAGCCGACTCGTCCGGCCGGAAGTCTGAAAGCGGATGAGATCGGAAAAATTTTTCAAGCTTCAAAAGCGGTTTTAAAGAACGCTATCAAACATCGCGGCACGACTTTCAGCGATTATGTCGATACCGGCGGCAAAAAAGGAAATTTTTCCAAACTTTTAAAAGTTTATGAGCGGGCAGGGGAGAAATGCCAGGTTTGCGGCGGAACGATTAAAAATACTAAAATAGCCGGTCGGAGCACTTATTTTTGCCCGAAATGCCAACATTAG
- a CDS encoding DNA double-strand break repair nuclease NurA yields MAYKDVSDDAINSIAKFINQKSNKNYSIPVVGDENNPEVPHIFEIIPFNEIDKTSSKFYAIDGSYNSQEFYNGMCIAVYAAGYVCYKDGKQVCLNGLDDPVILGKSYFPERVLVINDEDKELIYDELFSLDPVKKLIAFFGDPVRDIFAYDKKAVCTTTSALLSFCQSVLELALIYEIANLKTTEVGDFILRDGTLRPIDVKQKYSVMLGEYLKKKGIIIVAITKNSGIKMELSYTFKQIDTYLQDKLKPTYSFKNQDSKCQKLCCWFEVPTTVLSSAYGQMYIKKELTGGRGFGLFFVARLDYVEKLQNYDWLVVDVNIFDAIPGIKTFDIKRDILFLESLFKELTRLTQEHYILGYPYPLVEVHNFITLKKTFKDEIIKRVKFALYGNQQMDNVDIENIFLDIHDRF; encoded by the coding sequence ATGGCCTATAAGGACGTGTCTGACGACGCAATAAATTCAATAGCAAAATTTATTAATCAAAAGAGTAACAAGAATTACTCTATTCCTGTCGTTGGAGACGAGAACAATCCAGAGGTTCCACATATTTTTGAAATAATTCCGTTTAATGAAATCGATAAAACTTCAAGTAAATTTTATGCAATAGACGGAAGTTATAATTCTCAAGAATTCTATAACGGTATGTGTATTGCGGTGTACGCCGCTGGGTATGTTTGCTATAAAGATGGAAAGCAGGTTTGTTTGAATGGGTTAGACGATCCAGTGATATTGGGAAAATCCTACTTTCCTGAAAGAGTTTTGGTTATAAATGATGAGGATAAGGAACTGATATATGATGAGTTGTTTTCTCTGGATCCGGTCAAGAAGTTAATTGCTTTTTTTGGGGATCCTGTTAGGGATATTTTTGCGTATGACAAAAAGGCTGTTTGTACCACAACATCAGCATTACTATCTTTTTGCCAGAGCGTTCTTGAATTGGCACTCATATATGAAATTGCAAATCTTAAAACCACAGAAGTTGGCGACTTTATTTTACGAGATGGCACTTTAAGACCGATAGATGTTAAGCAAAAGTATTCTGTCATGTTGGGAGAATATTTAAAGAAAAAAGGAATTATTATTGTTGCCATAACAAAAAATTCTGGAATTAAGATGGAGCTCTCATATACTTTCAAACAAATTGATACATATCTTCAAGATAAATTAAAGCCGACATACTCATTTAAAAACCAAGATTCTAAATGTCAAAAACTTTGTTGTTGGTTTGAAGTTCCCACGACAGTTCTTTCCAGCGCATATGGTCAAATGTATATAAAAAAGGAGCTTACGGGCGGAAGAGGTTTTGGTTTGTTTTTTGTAGCTAGACTGGATTACGTTGAAAAATTACAGAATTACGATTGGCTCGTTGTCGACGTTAATATCTTTGATGCAATTCCTGGAATCAAAACATTTGATATTAAACGAGACATTTTATTTTTAGAGAGTCTTTTTAAAGAGCTTACTCGTCTTACCCAAGAACATTATATTCTTGGGTATCCTTATCCTTTAGTAGAGGTGCACAATTTTATCACTCTTAAAAAGACATTTAAAGATGAAATAATAAAGAGGGTAAAGTTTGCGTTATACGGCAATCAGCAAATGGATAATGTTGATATTGAAAATATATTTTTAGATATACACGATCGTTTTTAA
- a CDS encoding AI-2E family transporter encodes MDRILMTRVFLLVLLFAVLGACFLVFKPFLIVILVAAVLASIFYRPYEWLAKKLGGRKKIAALIMCVLIILVIIIPLTNLIVFGAQKSVAAYSDMMNFLNTGGLENTIEKSALKNFQELFNVGGEGLKALILDVAQKSSNFLMSGAAGFLKGTTTFLISLILIIFTLFFFFIDGQKMLERLMYWTPLPDKYDHLIIKKFRDVSYSVFLSTFLVALVQASLIAAVFFIVGLPAFFPAIATALLSMIPFFGAWLVWLPAGIYLLAIGHIWQGIFMILFGAAIISTVDNVIRMFVIKGKAEVHPIFILFSVLGGIALFGFWGIVIGPLLISLAVTILNIYDELEYSKILHKKADF; translated from the coding sequence ATGGATAGAATTTTAATGACAAGAGTTTTTTTATTAGTGCTTCTTTTCGCGGTTTTGGGAGCGTGTTTTTTGGTTTTTAAGCCGTTCTTGATTGTTATTTTAGTGGCTGCCGTTTTAGCTTCTATTTTTTATCGGCCCTATGAATGGCTGGCGAAAAAGCTCGGCGGGCGGAAAAAGATCGCCGCTTTAATTATGTGCGTCTTGATCATTCTGGTTATCATTATTCCGTTGACAAATTTGATCGTTTTCGGGGCGCAAAAGTCGGTGGCCGCTTATTCAGACATGATGAATTTTTTAAATACCGGCGGTCTTGAAAATACGATTGAGAAAAGCGCTCTGAAAAATTTTCAGGAATTGTTCAATGTCGGCGGCGAAGGATTAAAAGCGCTTATCTTGGATGTCGCCCAGAAATCCAGTAACTTTTTAATGAGCGGCGCGGCCGGGTTTCTGAAAGGGACGACGACTTTCCTTATTTCTTTGATCCTGATCATTTTCACTCTGTTCTTTTTCTTTATCGATGGCCAAAAAATGCTGGAGCGGCTGATGTATTGGACGCCGCTGCCGGATAAATACGATCATCTGATAATCAAAAAGTTCCGCGATGTAAGCTATAGCGTTTTCCTTTCGACTTTTTTGGTCGCGCTGGTGCAAGCATCTTTAATAGCCGCGGTTTTTTTTATCGTTGGTCTGCCGGCGTTTTTTCCGGCGATCGCCACCGCGCTTTTGTCGATGATCCCGTTTTTCGGCGCCTGGCTGGTCTGGCTGCCGGCCGGCATTTATCTTCTGGCAATCGGCCATATTTGGCAGGGAATTTTCATGATTCTTTTCGGCGCGGCGATAATCAGCACGGTTGACAATGTGATCCGGATGTTTGTGATCAAGGGCAAGGCCGAAGTGCACCCGATATTTATTTTGTTCTCGGTTTTGGGAGGCATTGCTTTGTTCGGCTTCTGGGGCATCGTTATCGGGCCGCTGCTGATCTCTTTGGCCGTGACCATTTTAAATATTTACGACGAATTGGAATACAGCAAGATTCTTCATAAAAAAGCGGATTTTTAA
- the pyk gene encoding pyruvate kinase, which produces MKQKIIATIGKKTESYEMLKALTLAGMDIARINFSHATYEQWNDIREKLKKIKEETGKDVKMMMDLQGPRIRVGVLPHELHLNENEVYCFSSRDADIEKKEIPIDHEELVDDVKLGDPFYLSNGSIEMNVTEIKDKKICARVERGGFLASRKGINVPKTHLSGGGFTPKDAEDAKFGAENGADFICLSFVQTPDDVRNLKNLLGDKKIPVIAKIERANALDVIDDIIKNSDGIMVARGDLGIEVPYEDLPIIQKDLIRHAHWHEKPAIVATEMLASMSEKPKPTRAEVADVANAIFDGADAVMLSDETAVGNYPIEAVTVMHKVVDRTDNFFNTTNYFDQCKVGEQSIKNKL; this is translated from the coding sequence ATGAAACAAAAGATAATCGCTACAATCGGCAAGAAGACTGAAAGTTATGAGATGTTGAAGGCTTTAACTTTGGCCGGGATGGATATTGCCCGGATAAATTTTTCCCACGCCACTTACGAGCAATGGAATGATATCCGGGAAAAATTGAAAAAAATTAAGGAAGAGACCGGCAAGGATGTGAAGATGATGATGGACTTGCAAGGCCCGCGCATCCGCGTCGGCGTACTGCCTCACGAATTGCATTTGAATGAAAATGAAGTATATTGTTTTTCTTCCCGGGACGCCGATATTGAAAAAAAAGAAATTCCGATCGATCATGAAGAATTGGTCGATGATGTGAAATTGGGTGATCCATTTTATTTGTCCAACGGCTCGATCGAAATGAACGTCACGGAAATTAAGGATAAGAAAATTTGCGCCCGGGTCGAACGTGGCGGATTTTTGGCCTCGCGCAAAGGGATTAATGTGCCAAAAACTCATTTGTCCGGCGGCGGTTTTACTCCAAAAGACGCTGAAGACGCCAAATTCGGCGCGGAAAATGGAGCTGATTTTATATGTTTATCGTTCGTGCAAACTCCCGATGATGTTAGAAATTTGAAAAATCTTTTAGGCGATAAAAAAATTCCCGTGATCGCCAAGATCGAGCGGGCCAACGCCTTAGACGTGATTGATGACATTATCAAAAATTCCGACGGCATCATGGTTGCTCGCGGCGATTTGGGGATCGAAGTTCCTTATGAGGATCTGCCGATCATCCAAAAAGACCTGATCCGCCATGCTCATTGGCATGAAAAACCGGCGATCGTGGCCACGGAAATGCTCGCTTCGATGAGCGAAAAGCCCAAACCGACCCGCGCCGAAGTCGCTGACGTGGCCAACGCCATCTTTGACGGCGCCGACGCCGTGATGCTTTCTGATGAAACCGCCGTGGGTAATTATCCGATCGAAGCGGTGACGGTGATGCATAAAGTCGTTGATCGGACTGACAACTTTTTCAACACCACGAATTATTTTGACCAATGCAAGGTTGGCGAACAATCAATAAAAAATAAGCTGTAA